Genomic window (Nitrospirales bacterium LBB_01):
CAGTTTAACCACTAATCAGATTCTGATAGCAGCAGGGATAATTGCCATAGTGCTGTTTTTATTTCAAAGAAAGGGAACTGAGAAAGTGGCAAGCGCTTTTGGACCAATCATGGTTGTATGGTTTGTGTGTCTGACCGTTTCCGGTGTGTTTTCACTCTTGGAATTTCCTCATATATTAAATGCAGTGAATCCGTACTACGGGATAAAATTCATTTCTAATAAGGGCTTAAGCGGTTTTTTTATTTTATCAGAAGTGACACTCTGCGCTACAGGCGGAGAGGCTCTCTATGCCGACATGGGGCACCTTGGCAGGAAACCCATAGTGAGGGCCTGGTACTTTGTTTTCATAGCGCTGCTTTTAAATTACCTTGGTCAGGGCGCTTATGTAATACAACATCCGGCTGCTAAAAATGTGCTCTTTGAGATGATCTTTCATCAGGCGCAGTTTTTATATGTACCTTTTTTGATTCTTAGTATAATGGCCACTGTAATAGCCTCTCAGGCTATGATTAGCGGGATGTTTTCAATAGTCTATCAGGGTATCACCACGCGTGTTATGCCGATGTTTAGGGTGGATTACACGTCTGAAAAGCTGCGCTCTCAGATATATATAGGATTCGTTAACTGGTTTTTGCTGATTTCTGTTCTGTTTATAATGAACCAGTTTAAGGAATCAAGTAATCTTGCCGCTGCTTACGGACTTGCTGTTACGGGTACGATGTCACTTACCGGATTTTTTATGACATGGATTTTCTTTTTAAGGAAACAGTATATAAGGTCATCTCTTTCTTTTGGTGTTTTCATTGTCGATTTGATATTTTTTCTTTCCAACATGTTTAAAATCCCGCACGGCGGATACTGGTCAATAATCATTGCTTCTATACCGTTATCAATAATACTTATATACACGGCAGGGCAAAAGAGATTATACAAGAGTTTAAAGCCGGTTCCTTTGGTAGATTTTTTACCTGAATACATAGAACACTATAAAAATATGCCCAGGATACATGGGACAGTTCTATATTTTGCAAGGGACATACAGTTGATACCTCCCTATGTAGTAAGCACAATGTTTACGGCCAACATAATTTACGAGGACAATATCATCGTATCCATCCGTGTAACGGATGAGTCTTTTGGCGTAAAGGGCTGGCCTGAAAAGGAGGTAGCCCCCGGGCTTATGGCGTTTATAATTGAGATTGGCTACATGGAGATTATTGATGTTGAGGCAATACTAAACATAAACAGCATTTATGAAAAAACTATATTTTACGGAGTAGAGGATATTGTTACCAGAAATTTTGTTTGGCAAATTTTTTCGATAATAAAAAGACTGACTCCCTCCTTTGTTCAGTTTTACGAACTGCCTTCTCATAAACTCCGCGGAGTTATCACAAGAATTGACATGTAGTTTTGTGACAACATACCCTAAAGAGCATAAATTGCGTTTGACAACATCAGCATATACGTTATAAAATAGCGTAGTATGGTATTGAAAAGGTGACCTCTCATGTCGTATAAAGACAAAGATTATGACGGCTATATTGAGAGCTTTGACGAAACAGGGCTTACCGGTTGGGCATACAATATAAAATGCCCTGATACCCCCGTTGAGGTTGAAATCTATGACCTGTCAACTCAAACACGCCTGACCGTTGCTGCCGTTCTGTACAGAGGCGATCTAAAAGAAGCAGGCTTTGGGAATGGCTGTCATGGGTTTAAGTGCAGTTTTCCTGCAATTATGGCTGATAACGAACATCATACAATCTCCGTAAAGATTTCTAATACTGATTTCTTTCTATACAACAGCCCTTTTGAAATTTATATACCTGCCATGTATGAAGGGTACATTGATGGTTTTGACAATAGCGGGTTTACAGGGTG
Coding sequences:
- a CDS encoding KUP/HAK/KT family potassium transporter; translation: MVKEPAPWKGIIKSLGLVFGDIGTSPIYTLTVILLLIEPTKDNITGVLSLIVWTLIVLVTIEYAWLAMSLGKKGEGGTVVLKELLIPMVKNVWGVRLVSTLSIVGISLLIGDGVITPAISILSAVEGARLIPGWDSLTTNQILIAAGIIAIVLFLFQRKGTEKVASAFGPIMVVWFVCLTVSGVFSLLEFPHILNAVNPYYGIKFISNKGLSGFFILSEVTLCATGGEALYADMGHLGRKPIVRAWYFVFIALLLNYLGQGAYVIQHPAAKNVLFEMIFHQAQFLYVPFLILSIMATVIASQAMISGMFSIVYQGITTRVMPMFRVDYTSEKLRSQIYIGFVNWFLLISVLFIMNQFKESSNLAAAYGLAVTGTMSLTGFFMTWIFFLRKQYIRSSLSFGVFIVDLIFFLSNMFKIPHGGYWSIIIASIPLSIILIYTAGQKRLYKSLKPVPLVDFLPEYIEHYKNMPRIHGTVLYFARDIQLIPPYVVSTMFTANIIYEDNIIVSIRVTDESFGVKGWPEKEVAPGLMAFIIEIGYMEIIDVEAILNINSIYEKTIFYGVEDIVTRNFVWQIFSIIKRLTPSFVQFYELPSHKLRGVITRIDM